CTTCTGCGTTGGCTGAAAATAAATGGTTTGAAGGTATTGCTGCTCATACAACGAGATGACTTCCAAACTGTAGCGGACGCGATTTGATTGTCTGCTCTTTAAACTGACCGCATGCGAAATAACACTTTGGTCGTAGACGTGGCTTTTGTCTAAATCTAAAAGCGATGAAATGATGAATGGGGGCAGCCTCTGCTGCTGAGAAAGGGCATCCGCAGCGCTGAGGTGGAGACATTGAGCCAGGAGACGACAGCAGGGATGCTGGCGTCAGGCCGGGTTTGAACAGGGATGTTCAATCCTGGCCGATCCGTTCGGCGCAATGGCGTAACCGAAGGGACCGTGCTTCGCACGGCGCGAGGACCGCCCTGAAGCAGCAGCAGAGGCTGAACCCCATACACCGCTCCCCAGCCCCAGACATAAAAAAACCGCCATCAAAAGATAGCGGTTTTGCAGTTCTGGATCTCTACCGAAATCAGTTCTGCGGAGCAACCTGTGGCTGCGCTTCAGGTGCTACCTGCGGCTGTGCTTCCGGGGACTGAGCCGGAACCTCTTCACCACCACCCAGCATATAACGCGACAGGAACTGCTCCAGCGGCATCTTCTCACCGTTCATCGTCACCTGACCGGTGGCGTACTGCAGCGTGGTCAGAATATTATTATCCTTCTGCGTGGTCAGCTTAAACATCTGACCCATCGCGGCCAGACCTTTAACCTGCTGATCAGCCAGCTTGCCAGCCTGATCCTTATCATAGCCTTCGGTCATCGCCACATGCGTCATCATCTCGGTCGCCATATCCATCGAGATCTGCAGCTTACCGTCCAGGGATTTCAGCACATTATCCACCTGCTGACCCACGGTCTGAGCAGGTGCGGTGGCCGCGGCAGGATCTTTAAACTGCACGGCAAGATTGAAACTGCTCTCGCCTTTATCATTGCTCCAGCTCAGCGGGGCGACGGTCACCGAAGGATTACCCTTCAGCAGCAGCGGCAGGTTGGCCGCCAGCAGTTCGCTCACGCGCTGCTGATAAACTTCCGGGTTATTCTGAATCGCCGGATCGCTGGTCAGCGCCATCACCTGATTGTTGTACTGCGTGGAGAACTGCTTCATCGCCTTGCCGTCAAAGTCGGCCAGTTTGATTAACAGCTTCCCGTGGCCGAAGTCCTGGCCCTGCAGCTTAAGGCTATCCAGGGTGTAATCAATCTGGCCTGAAACGCGATTATCCTTTGAATCAAAGGTCGATTTACCGTTCAGATTCTCCAGCGTCAGTGCTTCTTTATCACTGACCGTTGCGCTCAGCTTTTTCAACGCCAGATTCTGATCGCCAATGCGCAGACCTTCCGGGCTGAGGTGGCTGTTAGCATCCAGCTTCAGGCCGTTAATGGTGAACAGCACCGGCATCTCCAGCTCGTTTTTGCTGGCGATGGAGACGCTGTCGATATTACCGTCGAACTTAACCGCGTCGCCTTTCGAGTCCGCGGCGATCGTCAGCGTACCGCCGTTGAAGGCAAAGCGCTCGCCGGTTTGCACATTGCTGTAATCGGCCGGCAGCAGGCGCACATCGGAATCCGTGCTGCCGCTGTAGCCAATACGGGTTTCAACCTGAACGATGGACTGACCCTTGGCGATCTCGAACAGCTTCTTGACCGGATCGGTATTCTCTAACTCACTGTGCACCGAAGCCATGCTCGGGATCAGGTTGAATTTTTTCAGCTGGGCCAGCGGGAAGGGACCGTGATCGATGGTTTCCTTCATCACAATGCTCTGGCCGGGCTTCAGAATGGAGTTATCTTCCGTTTGTGAACTGGACTGAAGAATCAGACGCACGGTGCTGCTGAACAGGCCGCGCTGATAATCCTGATAGCTCAGCTGCAGGCGGCTTTCCGGAGCCGTATCGCGAATCTGCGCGTTCGCTTGCTGTACCAGCCGATCCATGTTTTTTTCCAGCTGCTTACCGGTAAGCCAGGCGCCTCCGGTCCAGATAACGCCCAGGGCAATGACCACGCCGACGGCAATCTTGGTTTTTTTCATCTGTAAGTCGTCCTTTTTGATTCACGAACGCCGGTTAACCGCTTCAAACCCTGCAGGCAACATAGTGGCGAATAAAAAACGCCTTACGGCGTTTTTGTGGAATAACTTCAATAATATTAGCAATTATGGCGCAATACGTCAGCCGCAATTAGCCAGATCGTTAAACGCACGCGCAACGCGACCGCTTCCGCTCAGGGTAACCGGCGATTCGCTGGCGGCCACAAAGGCGGATTCACCCGGCTTCAGGGTGAGCTGCTGTTCGCCGCTGGCCAGCTCGGCCTCTCCTTCAATACAGAAAATAATCGCCGCGCTCTGCTGTTCAACGCTCAGCGGCTCGGCGGTCAGGGTATGGATAGCGAACGCAAAATCCTCAACCGGGATCGGGAAAGTCTGGGTGTTTCCCTGCTGAACCGGCACCGTCAGCAGCGTGTTGGCCGGTTTTTCGACGAACTTAAGGTTGGCCAGCAGCTCGGGAATATCAATGTATTTTGGCGTCAGGCCTGCGCGCAGAACGTTGTCGGAGTTGGCCATAATCTCCAGCGCCACGCCGTTCAGGTAGGCGTGCGGGGTTTCGGCGAACAGGAACATCGCTTCACCCGGCTGCAGCTCAATCACGTTCAGCAGCAGAGGGGAAAACAGCCCGCTGTCGTCAGGGTAAACCTCGGCGATGCTGCTGATGGTCTGCCACGGTTCGCCCGCATCGGCGGTCAGCTGTTCGCGCAGAACAGCCAGCGCGTGCGCCTTCACGTCACCGTCCATTGACAGCAGGCTGGCAAACAGTTCGGACAGGTTTGCCGCATTCGGCGACTGGATAAATTTCTCAATCGCCGGGTGCGCAGCGGCAACCGGCAGCAGCAGGCTGGCGATTTCCGGCAGCGGGCGGAAGCCGTTGATCGCCTGGAACGGGGTCAGCGCGTAGACCAGCTCCGGCTTATGGTTATCATCTTTATAGTTGCGGTTAGCGGCGTCGATCGGGATCCCCGCCGCATTTTCGCGGGCAAAGCCTTCAATCGCGGCAGATTTGCTGGGA
The sequence above is a segment of the Erwinia sp. SLM-02 genome. Coding sequences within it:
- a CDS encoding YdgA family protein, which gives rise to MKKTKIAVGVVIALGVIWTGGAWLTGKQLEKNMDRLVQQANAQIRDTAPESRLQLSYQDYQRGLFSSTVRLILQSSSQTEDNSILKPGQSIVMKETIDHGPFPLAQLKKFNLIPSMASVHSELENTDPVKKLFEIAKGQSIVQVETRIGYSGSTDSDVRLLPADYSNVQTGERFAFNGGTLTIAADSKGDAVKFDGNIDSVSIASKNELEMPVLFTINGLKLDANSHLSPEGLRIGDQNLALKKLSATVSDKEALTLENLNGKSTFDSKDNRVSGQIDYTLDSLKLQGQDFGHGKLLIKLADFDGKAMKQFSTQYNNQVMALTSDPAIQNNPEVYQQRVSELLAANLPLLLKGNPSVTVAPLSWSNDKGESSFNLAVQFKDPAAATAPAQTVGQQVDNVLKSLDGKLQISMDMATEMMTHVAMTEGYDKDQAGKLADQQVKGLAAMGQMFKLTTQKDNNILTTLQYATGQVTMNGEKMPLEQFLSRYMLGGGEEVPAQSPEAQPQVAPEAQPQVAPQN
- the manA gene encoding mannose-6-phosphate isomerase, which gives rise to MQKLINSLQNYAWGSKTALTELYGIENPSQQPMAELWMGAHPKSSSQVIVEGAPQSLREVIAADKTALLGEAVAKRFNELPFLFKVLCADQPLSIQVHPSKSAAIEGFARENAAGIPIDAANRNYKDDNHKPELVYALTPFQAINGFRPLPEIASLLLPVAAAHPAIEKFIQSPNAANLSELFASLLSMDGDVKAHALAVLREQLTADAGEPWQTISSIAEVYPDDSGLFSPLLLNVIELQPGEAMFLFAETPHAYLNGVALEIMANSDNVLRAGLTPKYIDIPELLANLKFVEKPANTLLTVPVQQGNTQTFPIPVEDFAFAIHTLTAEPLSVEQQSAAIIFCIEGEAELASGEQQLTLKPGESAFVAASESPVTLSGSGRVARAFNDLANCG